The Rubidibacter lacunae KORDI 51-2 genome includes a region encoding these proteins:
- the phnD gene encoding phosphate/phosphite/phosphonate ABC transporter substrate-binding protein, producing MKRRSFLQSTALFFAGLAIAACTNSQTTSDRTPDTIKFAVTDVQGLEELQRDYEPFRDALTEALGKDIEFFPVADRTAAAVALQSDQVDVVLTGPAEYVVIRAKTNAVPVVALTRLNYRSAIAVQPDSGIREVSELKGKKVAMSDLGSTSGQLGPTKILVDGGIDPEADVEILLLGDTDLQAFKNGETDAWGGSALDYERFLEAEGLKEEDFPLIEVGSALPNDVFVASSSLAPEVVDEIKQAMVENQEILVNAIISVDANQKYTGSEIIEVQDSDYDSIREAYQAIGIDDFTEFVGD from the coding sequence ATGAAAAGACGTTCCTTTTTGCAATCTACTGCGCTTTTTTTCGCAGGGTTGGCTATTGCTGCTTGTACAAATTCTCAAACCACTAGCGATCGCACTCCGGACACTATCAAATTCGCCGTCACGGATGTGCAAGGGCTGGAAGAATTACAGCGAGATTATGAACCTTTCCGCGATGCATTGACTGAAGCCTTAGGCAAAGATATTGAATTTTTCCCGGTAGCCGATCGCACCGCGGCTGCCGTTGCTCTACAGTCCGATCAGGTTGATGTGGTTCTCACCGGTCCTGCCGAATATGTTGTAATTCGGGCCAAGACCAATGCAGTCCCCGTTGTGGCGCTTACCCGGCTCAACTATCGTTCCGCGATCGCAGTTCAGCCTGACAGTGGCATTCGAGAAGTTAGCGAACTGAAAGGGAAGAAAGTCGCTATGTCTGACCTAGGTTCCACCAGCGGTCAGCTTGGTCCTACCAAGATTTTGGTGGATGGCGGCATCGATCCGGAGGCTGATGTAGAAATTCTGCTTTTGGGCGACACCGATTTACAAGCCTTTAAGAATGGTGAGACCGATGCCTGGGGTGGGTCAGCGTTAGACTACGAGCGCTTCCTAGAGGCAGAAGGACTAAAAGAAGAAGACTTTCCATTAATTGAAGTCGGTTCAGCACTCCCCAATGATGTCTTTGTGGCCAGCAGCAGCCTTGCACCTGAAGTTGTGGATGAAATAAAACAGGCAATGGTTGAGAATCAAGAGATATTGGTCAATGCCATTATTTCCGTAGATGCCAACCAGAAATACACGGGCTCTGAGATTATTGAAGTCCAAGATTCTGACTATGACTCCATCCGTGAGGCATACCAGGCAATCGGCATCGATGACTTCACTGAATTTGTCGGTGATTAG
- the phnC gene encoding phosphonate ABC transporter ATP-binding protein has product MLSLAVDRLSKTYPNGTVALNRVSFSAQPGEGIVLLGSNGSGKSTLLRCIVGLEKPTSGRIGVGNSQLETANACQLRQLRQQIGIVFQRFHLVANLSAFHNVLQGSLGRSKGPRYWFPATAPKQERDRVMQCLERVNLAHLAQQRVDTLSGGQQQRVAIARMLMQDTSLLLVDEPVASLDPKSGREAMDLLWDIVRERQLTAICTLHQLDLAKDYADRIIGLRQGEIQIDAPAHILTDRELSWLYESSPISNAVESNA; this is encoded by the coding sequence ATGCTTTCCTTAGCGGTTGACCGATTATCAAAAACCTACCCCAATGGAACGGTTGCACTCAACCGTGTCAGTTTCAGTGCTCAGCCGGGGGAAGGTATTGTATTGCTGGGATCGAATGGTTCTGGCAAATCCACATTATTACGCTGTATAGTGGGCCTAGAAAAACCTACCTCTGGCCGGATCGGAGTAGGGAATTCTCAACTAGAAACGGCGAATGCTTGCCAATTGCGTCAGTTGCGGCAACAGATTGGCATTGTGTTTCAGCGATTTCATTTGGTGGCTAACCTGAGTGCTTTTCATAATGTGTTGCAGGGTTCTTTAGGTCGCAGCAAGGGACCACGCTACTGGTTTCCCGCCACGGCTCCCAAACAAGAACGGGATCGGGTTATGCAATGTTTGGAGCGGGTAAATCTGGCTCATTTGGCCCAACAGCGAGTGGATACCCTGTCTGGGGGGCAACAACAACGGGTGGCGATCGCCCGGATGTTAATGCAAGACACCAGCCTACTACTGGTCGATGAGCCTGTCGCTAGTCTCGATCCCAAATCCGGTCGGGAAGCGATGGACTTGTTGTGGGATATTGTGCGAGAGCGTCAACTTACAGCAATTTGCACCCTACACCAACTAGATTTAGCCAAAGATTATGCCGATCGCATTATTGGGTTGCGACAGGGCGAAATCCAAATCGATGCTCCCGCCCATATATTAACTGACCGCGAACTAAGCTGGCTCTATGAATCATCCCCAATCTCCAATGCGGTCGAAAGCAACGCCTAA
- the phnE gene encoding phosphonate ABC transporter, permease protein PhnE produces the protein MRSKATPNSNNRLYSAPPRWRKPSSLVFVILVIGSAFFFHGLWISELTPLRIWQGFSRLWNFLDQAIPPNPKRLGSTIEATLETFEMALVGTVFGAVLSLPLAILAAENTTPHPIALGFTRSFITLLRVIPDLVWGLIFIIVVGLGPVAGIMALTADTMGFCGKFFAERIEEVEPGPVEALSAIGASKASIIMLAIFPTTLPSFVASTLFALESSVRSAVVLGLVGAGGIGVELSTSMQLLRYDEAFMVIIVIFGVVLLVEQISSFIRRNIIGNAYG, from the coding sequence ATGCGGTCGAAAGCAACGCCTAATTCCAACAATCGACTTTACTCCGCTCCTCCTCGCTGGCGAAAACCTTCCTCCCTGGTATTTGTAATTTTGGTAATTGGCTCGGCTTTCTTTTTTCATGGCCTCTGGATTAGTGAACTTACCCCCCTCCGAATTTGGCAAGGCTTTTCTCGCCTCTGGAACTTTCTCGATCAAGCCATTCCCCCTAATCCCAAGCGCTTAGGCAGTACGATCGAAGCTACCTTGGAAACATTTGAAATGGCACTTGTGGGGACCGTATTCGGGGCGGTTTTGAGCCTGCCTCTGGCGATTCTCGCAGCGGAAAACACCACTCCCCATCCAATTGCCTTAGGCTTCACTCGCAGTTTTATCACGCTTCTGCGAGTGATCCCAGACTTGGTGTGGGGACTGATTTTTATTATTGTCGTTGGACTTGGTCCCGTCGCCGGCATTATGGCCTTGACCGCCGATACGATGGGTTTTTGCGGCAAGTTTTTTGCCGAACGGATTGAAGAAGTCGAACCGGGACCTGTGGAGGCACTCAGCGCGATCGGGGCCTCGAAAGCCAGCATCATCATGCTGGCTATTTTTCCCACCACCTTACCTTCATTTGTCGCGTCTACCCTATTTGCCCTGGAATCCTCGGTGCGATCGGCAGTGGTTTTAGGATTGGTGGGAGCCGGAGGTATTGGCGTGGAGTTGTCTACCTCAATGCAACTCTTGCGCTACGATGAAGCGTTCATGGTAATTATTGTGATTTTCGGCGTAGTGCTGCTAGTCGAACAAATCTCCAGTTTTATCCGCCGCAATATTATTGGTAATGCCTACGGGTAG
- a CDS encoding class I SAM-dependent methyltransferase has protein sequence MDNTATAHLAWDSRWQTDSGREDWLQAEPDVVEFSSHLLTQLSQLSTKRALDLGCGVGRHAIQLAQLGFEVSGLDGSSAGLEFATKTAEEQGVAIDFIQGSMESLPYPDMTFDYVLAFNVIYHGDRPVVSRCISEIHRILKPGGFFQGTMLSKRNGNYGKGTEISANTFVDLNNGDKDHPHFYCNAEELCELLHNFELLSLIDRVHKKPNSWHWHLIAERF, from the coding sequence ATGGACAATACTGCAACAGCACATTTGGCTTGGGATAGCCGCTGGCAAACAGATTCGGGTCGAGAAGACTGGTTGCAAGCAGAGCCTGACGTGGTCGAATTTTCCTCCCATCTCTTGACTCAATTGTCCCAACTAAGTACCAAACGGGCATTAGATTTAGGGTGTGGCGTGGGTCGTCATGCGATTCAGTTAGCTCAATTGGGTTTTGAGGTCTCCGGGCTAGATGGCAGTAGCGCAGGACTAGAATTCGCCACTAAAACTGCAGAGGAACAAGGAGTTGCCATTGATTTTATCCAAGGTTCAATGGAGTCACTTCCTTATCCAGATATGACCTTTGATTATGTGCTGGCGTTCAATGTTATTTATCATGGCGATCGCCCAGTCGTATCCCGCTGCATCAGCGAAATTCATCGTATTCTCAAACCAGGGGGATTTTTCCAAGGCACCATGTTGTCTAAGCGCAATGGGAACTATGGAAAGGGCACGGAAATTTCTGCCAATACCTTCGTCGATCTGAACAACGGCGATAAAGATCACCCTCATTTTTATTGCAATGCTGAAGAACTATGCGAGCTATTGCATAATTTTGAACTTCTCAGCTTGATCGATCGGGTGCACAAGAAACCCAATTCTTGGCATTGGCATCTCATTGCAGAACGGTTCTAA
- a CDS encoding TFIIB-type zinc ribbon-containing protein, giving the protein MWRRVVVQAEDTNLCNRRMALSCPKCGDRFEVVVFAEIEVDRCIGCGGLWFDCEEVEHLKLAAGSEAIDVGDPQCGRQLDRLASAVACPRCGDAMTRMLDMDAHAIWYERCCVCCGIWLDAGEFVKFKDNFLPQSAIARIRNWFRP; this is encoded by the coding sequence TTGTGGCGCCGAGTCGTTGTCCAAGCTGAAGACACGAATTTGTGCAACCGACGGATGGCTCTCTCCTGTCCGAAGTGTGGCGATCGCTTTGAGGTAGTAGTTTTCGCCGAGATCGAAGTCGATCGCTGCATTGGCTGCGGCGGTCTTTGGTTCGACTGCGAAGAAGTCGAGCACCTCAAGCTGGCGGCTGGCTCGGAAGCGATTGACGTGGGCGATCCGCAGTGCGGCCGCCAGCTGGATCGCTTGGCGAGCGCGGTCGCTTGCCCGCGCTGCGGGGATGCCATGACCCGCATGCTAGACATGGACGCTCACGCCATTTGGTACGAGCGCTGTTGTGTCTGTTGCGGCATTTGGCTGGACGCTGGCGAATTTGTCAAATTCAAGGACAACTTCCTGCCCCAATCGGCAATCGCTCGCATTCGCAATTGGTTTCGCCCCTAA
- a CDS encoding DNA polymerase III subunit gamma/tau, producing the protein MTYEPLHHKYRPQTFADLVGQDAIATTLANAIATERIAPAYLFAGPRGTGKTSSARIFAKSLNCLSGDRPTTTPCGRCEACQTIARGTALDAIEIDAASNTGVDNIRELIERAQFAPVLCRYKVYLIDEVHMLSAAAFNALLKTLEEPPSRVVFILATTDPQRVLPTIISRCQRFDFRRIPLAAMVTHLGEIARREQIAIAPEALTLVAQVADGGMRDAESLLDQLSLLSGTVTPQRVWDLVGAIPERDLLALLRAIRTGAIADVLAQSRHLLDRGREPLTVLHNLAGFYRDLLIAKTAPQHANLVALTTPTWEQLIAEADRWTITDMMRGQQVLRDGEPQLRHTTQPRLWLEVTLLGLLERDRQPVAPTAEPTVVSQERPEPAPAVVPRDRKPPLQAAQSRPRPDTAPTPPTPSRDRQPSTPTAEPQGRTASAPPAASDRPLPVTVSQPAATELPSPSPAPTPTAYPAVWKQVIESLPRFTQALLRQQCHPIGIDFDRSIALIGVSSKGILAQAENRKAALEEAFTRACECPFKVQFVIDAEPKPTEKVPVDRPPADLPAQTAAIAPSPPPDSQTLVSKPTAPELSALPIETQAPSVPANETQPSGSKPTDADIDRAARSLASAFNGEVLPDMPLPESPAAEQLDLTAVAGNSIDLEIPADAADTFSDEVPF; encoded by the coding sequence ATGACCTACGAACCGCTTCACCACAAATACCGTCCGCAGACCTTTGCCGACCTCGTCGGGCAAGACGCGATCGCCACCACGCTTGCCAACGCGATCGCTACCGAACGCATTGCCCCTGCTTACTTGTTCGCCGGACCGCGCGGCACCGGCAAAACCTCCTCCGCACGCATCTTTGCCAAGTCGCTGAACTGTCTCAGCGGCGATCGCCCGACCACAACGCCCTGCGGCCGCTGTGAAGCATGCCAGACGATCGCGCGGGGTACGGCTCTAGACGCGATCGAAATTGATGCCGCTAGCAACACGGGCGTGGATAACATCCGCGAGTTGATCGAACGGGCCCAGTTTGCTCCAGTGCTGTGCCGCTACAAGGTGTACCTGATCGATGAGGTACACATGCTCAGTGCAGCCGCGTTTAATGCACTGCTGAAAACCCTCGAAGAGCCCCCTTCGCGCGTGGTGTTTATCCTGGCAACGACCGACCCGCAGCGCGTGCTGCCGACGATTATTTCGCGCTGCCAACGTTTCGACTTCCGCCGGATTCCGCTCGCGGCAATGGTGACGCACCTCGGCGAGATCGCCCGCCGCGAGCAGATCGCGATCGCTCCGGAAGCGCTAACGCTGGTGGCTCAAGTGGCTGACGGCGGCATGCGAGATGCAGAAAGCTTGCTCGACCAACTGAGTTTGCTGTCGGGAACGGTGACGCCCCAACGGGTTTGGGACTTGGTCGGGGCGATTCCCGAACGCGACTTGCTGGCGCTGTTGCGGGCGATTCGCACCGGCGCAATTGCCGACGTACTGGCACAAAGCCGCCACTTGCTCGATCGCGGCCGCGAACCGCTCACTGTTTTACACAATCTCGCCGGTTTCTATCGCGACCTGCTGATTGCTAAAACCGCTCCCCAACACGCCAACCTCGTGGCGCTGACGACGCCGACTTGGGAGCAACTGATTGCAGAAGCCGATCGCTGGACGATTACAGACATGATGCGCGGCCAGCAAGTGCTCCGGGATGGCGAACCGCAGTTGCGCCACACTACACAGCCGCGCCTCTGGTTAGAAGTGACCTTGCTCGGATTGCTCGAGCGCGATCGCCAACCCGTCGCACCGACCGCCGAGCCAACGGTCGTGTCGCAAGAGCGTCCGGAACCGGCACCGGCAGTCGTACCGCGCGATCGCAAACCGCCCCTACAGGCTGCCCAGTCGCGCCCGAGACCAGACACGGCTCCAACCCCGCCAACCCCGTCACGCGATCGCCAGCCAAGCACCCCGACTGCCGAACCGCAGGGGCGCACGGCTTCTGCCCCCCCCGCAGCGAGCGATCGCCCGCTACCCGTAACAGTTTCGCAACCGGCAGCAACGGAATTGCCGTCACCCAGTCCTGCTCCCACCCCAACGGCCTATCCGGCTGTTTGGAAGCAAGTCATCGAATCGCTACCGCGGTTTACTCAGGCGCTGCTCCGGCAGCAATGCCATCCAATCGGGATCGACTTCGACCGCAGCATTGCGCTGATTGGCGTTAGCTCCAAAGGTATCCTCGCCCAAGCAGAAAATCGCAAGGCCGCCCTTGAGGAAGCGTTCACGCGGGCCTGTGAATGTCCTTTTAAAGTTCAGTTTGTTATCGACGCCGAGCCAAAACCAACTGAAAAAGTACCAGTAGATCGACCCCCGGCCGATCTACCAGCCCAGACCGCAGCGATCGCGCCATCACCGCCACCGGACTCACAGACTCTCGTCTCCAAGCCGACTGCCCCAGAATTGTCTGCCCTACCTATAGAAACGCAAGCACCGTCAGTGCCTGCTAATGAAACCCAGCCGTCCGGATCCAAACCGACCGACGCCGATATCGACCGGGCGGCCCGCAGTCTTGCCAGCGCTTTCAATGGCGAAGTCCTGCCCGACATGCCCTTGCCCGAAAGTCCGGCAGCCGAGCAACTCGACCTCACCGCAGTTGCCGGCAACAGTATCGACTTGGAGATACCTGCTGACGCAGCGGATACCTTCTCCGACGAGGTTCCGTTTTAG